One Solea senegalensis isolate Sse05_10M linkage group LG13, IFAPA_SoseM_1, whole genome shotgun sequence DNA segment encodes these proteins:
- the si:dkey-175g6.2 gene encoding RNA polymerase II degradation factor 1 has product MVMTCHHAPSTAHLILLVLLIVTPQLAGTAPVLGEGGEGGVEGRTRRDHKEDSLAPFLLPPSQSPPGPENASSDRSGGPGQDKQSDKATDTAQVLAVLLEALDQTGESGGQLSSKTGWGAEQSWGLPSVQGLDGGMIRRTGQTEGDRRLEEMREGRRADKAIEQLIVGRLTADFNEREENKKTRSEEDPGWSVEDKEPDSVSEKEGKEEEEEEEEEEEEGQDEGNYLERFSDDARPSSTAQGVGSSLQRKIRGYFQNIDLGLQDNEILPPLKGYKAYNTQLAQAAKKLHWKDNAAGNRAAKGGNFMDDFEDEGEELEEEVEEEEETLSHMEEEARARAEKQEVLRQQEEAERAREEEQRLADIASDMLLQYMGRKQQSYMKPREKSSMGAAGNTAEDKRSEEVLPDEDDLDQQMIDRLIEISSKLHLPADDVVEIISDVEEKKKKRKELQQQPINSNPVAPRFRPLVPPPLAAPPIYHYTASKNPKKNPYKYNKSNKKWHKDKVKSYKQEYWYKPQKQLDYWYKPQKQFLAFPSYPYYQKPYRAYYPVYFPYPKAQYYGKPAPSREELFGPQELDLQAPRRRHRGGGKNRGQGWRQQPPPRLPLTPYISNYILPHPRTYQPLPPPKPVTPPRRGRPSPYYYPQITPADDYEEDGLVPQVDSEEELENFIERIYMKRRMY; this is encoded by the coding sequence ATGGTCATGACCTGTCATCACGCCCCTTCCACAGCCCACCTCATCCTATTGGTCCTGCTCATTGTCACTCCACAGCTGGCTGGCACCGCCCCTGTGTTGGGTgagggaggggaaggaggggtgGAGGGGCGCACCCGGAGGGACCATAAAGAGGACAGCCTCGCCCCCTTCCTCTTGCCCCCATCCCAAAGTCCACCCGGCCCTGAGAACGCCTCCTCAGACAGGAGCGGAGGTCCAGGTCAAGATAAACAATCAGATAAAGCCACGGACACTGCGCAGGTGCTCGCCGTGCTTTTGGAGGCCCTGGACCAAACGGGGGAGAGTGGAGGCCAGCTGAGCAGCAAAACAGGCTGGGGAGCAGAACAGAGTTGGGGGCTGCCCTCCGTCCAAGGGTTGGATGGTGGCATGATAAGGAgaacaggacagacagagggagacaggagGCTGGAGGAGATGAGAGAAGGGAGAAGGGCTGATAAGGCGATTGAACAGCTAATTGTGGGCCGTTTGACAGCTGACTTCAACGAAAGGGAGGAGAATAAAAAGACAAGGTCAGAGGAGGATCCAGGCTGGTCAGTGGAGGATAAGGAACCAGATAGTGTAAGTGAGAAGgaagggaaagaagaagaagaagaagaagaagaagaagaagaagagggacagGATGAAGGAAATTATTTAGAAAGGTTCTCAGACGATGCCAGACCAAGTTCCACAGCACAGGGAGTCGGTTCCTCTCTGCAGCGCAAAATACGAGGCTACTTCCAGAACATTGACTTGGGTCTCCAAGATAATGAGATCCTGCCTCCACTGAAGGGCTACAAGGCGTACAACACTCAGCTGGCACAGGCTGCAAAGAAGCTGCACTGGAAGGACAACGCTGCCGGCAACCGAGCCGCCAAGGGAGGCAACTTCATGGATGATTTTGAGGATGAGggagaggagctggaggaggaggtagaggaagaagaggagaccCTTTCCCACATGGAAGAGGAGGCGAGGGCTCGTGCTGAGAAACAGGAGGTGCTCAggcagcaggaggaggcagagcgagcaagagaggaggagcagaggttGGCAGACATTGCCTCTGACATGCTACTGCAGTACATGGGCAGGAAGCAGCAGTCGTACATGAAGCCCCGCGAAAAAAGCAGCATGGGCGCTGCAGGCAACACTGCCGAGGACAAGCGCTCCGAGGAGGTCCTCCCAGATGAAGATGACCTAGACCAGCAAATGATTGACAGGCTCATTGAGATCAGCAGCAAGCTGCACCTGCCTGCTGATGATGTGGTTGAGATTATTAGTGacgtggaggagaagaagaagaaaaggaaagagctgcagcagcagccgaTCAACAGCAACCCTGTGGCTCCACGCTTCAGGCCTCTGGTGCCTCCTCCTCTGGCAGCTCCGCCCATCTACCACTACACAGCCTCAAAAAACCCCAAGAAAAACCCCTACAAGTACAACAAGTCCAACAAGAAGTGGCACAAGGACAAAGTCAAATCATACAAACAGGAATATTGGTACAAGCCTCAGAAGCAGCTCGATTATTGGTATAAACCGCAGAAACAGTTTTTGGCCTTCCCTTCCTATCCATACTACCAGAAGCCATATCGTGCATACTACCCCGTTTATTTCCCATATCCCAAAGCACAGTATTATGGCAAGCCCGCCCCCTCCAGAGAGGAGCTGTTCGGCCCTCAGGAACTTGACCTCCAGGCCCCGAGGCGCAGACACAGGGGCGGGGGTAAGAACCGTGGACAGGGCTGGAGGCAGCAGCCACCGCCGCGCCTGCCCCTCACACCTTATATCTCTAACTATATCCTTCCTCACCCACGGACCTACCAACCCTTACCCCCTCCCAAACCAGTAACCCCGCCCAGGAGAGGCAGGCCTTCCCCGTATTACTACCCACAAATCACACCGGCAGATGACTATGAGGAGGACGGGCTGGTGCCTCAGGTGGACAGTGAGGAGGAACTGGAGAATTTTATTGAGCGGATCTACATGAAGCGCAGAATGTACTGA